Proteins from a genomic interval of Caulobacter rhizosphaerae:
- a CDS encoding alpha/beta fold hydrolase has translation MTRLFTSLALAAATLAATTLATAPHALAAPAPKAAVTRLAPPVIHYRTAMVDGVKVFYREAGPADGPVVLLLHGFPTSSHMFRNLIPLLADKYRVIAPDYPGYGQSDAPDHTKFAYTFANQADVVDKLATQLGAKRYALYVMDYGAPIGYRLALKHPERVSGLIVQNGNAYNEGLQSPFWDPIKVYWKDRSQKNRDALNSLVTLDITKFQYTDGMGDVARISPDNWVHDQALLDRPGNRDVQLDMLGDYGSNVPFYPDFQKFFRDRHPPTLIVWGKNDKIFPEEGAHPYLRDLPKAEIHILDSGHFALEDRLDVIAPLIHDFLDRKVAN, from the coding sequence ATGACCCGACTGTTCACGTCCCTGGCCCTCGCCGCCGCCACCTTGGCCGCCACCACTCTGGCGACCGCGCCCCACGCCCTGGCCGCTCCGGCCCCGAAGGCTGCGGTCACGCGCCTCGCGCCGCCGGTGATCCACTACCGGACCGCCATGGTCGACGGCGTGAAGGTCTTCTATCGCGAGGCCGGTCCGGCCGATGGTCCGGTGGTGCTGCTGCTGCATGGCTTTCCGACCTCGTCGCACATGTTCCGCAACCTGATCCCGCTGCTGGCCGACAAGTACCGGGTCATCGCGCCGGACTATCCGGGCTATGGCCAGAGCGACGCGCCGGACCACACCAAGTTCGCCTACACCTTCGCCAACCAGGCCGACGTCGTCGACAAGCTGGCGACCCAGCTTGGGGCCAAGCGCTACGCCCTGTACGTCATGGATTACGGCGCGCCGATCGGCTACCGGCTGGCGCTGAAGCACCCCGAACGGGTCAGCGGCCTGATCGTCCAGAACGGCAACGCCTACAATGAGGGCCTGCAGTCGCCGTTCTGGGATCCGATCAAGGTCTACTGGAAGGACCGCTCGCAGAAGAACCGCGACGCCCTCAACAGTCTGGTCACGCTGGACATCACCAAGTTCCAGTACACCGACGGCATGGGCGATGTGGCGCGCATCAGTCCTGACAACTGGGTCCACGACCAAGCGCTGCTCGACCGTCCGGGTAACCGCGACGTCCAGCTGGACATGCTCGGAGACTATGGCTCCAACGTGCCGTTCTATCCGGACTTCCAGAAGTTCTTTCGCGATCGCCACCCGCCGACGCTGATTGTCTGGGGCAAGAACGACAAGATCTTCCCCGAGGAAGGCGCCCATCCCTATCTGCGCGACCTGCCGAAAGCCGAGATCCACATCCTCGACTCGGGCCACTTTGCCCTGGAGGACCGTCTCGACGTCATAGCGCCGTTGATCCACGACTTCCTGGACCGCAAGGTCGCCAACTAG
- a CDS encoding winged helix-turn-helix domain-containing protein — MTHAPTFAFGEYLFIPRRQLLLKNGQAVRIGCRALDLLTAFVQRPGEVLSKRELLEEAWPSTTVVEGNLKVHIAALRRALDDDADLAQYIATVNGRGYRFIAPVERSEASTTLTAMASPQPLVGEAHSSPAGPLEERFHNMVALLTQAMRSVVVDLPGESGAGGASGTSRRVLCIELTARDEAWIEGVFAQPQRMMSAAR, encoded by the coding sequence GCCTTTGGCGAGTATCTGTTCATCCCGCGGCGCCAGCTCCTGCTGAAGAACGGCCAGGCCGTCCGCATCGGGTGCCGGGCCCTGGATCTGCTGACCGCCTTCGTCCAACGTCCCGGCGAAGTGCTCAGCAAGCGCGAGCTGCTGGAAGAGGCCTGGCCCAGCACCACGGTCGTCGAGGGAAATCTCAAGGTCCACATCGCCGCCCTGCGCCGCGCGCTCGACGACGATGCGGACCTCGCCCAGTACATCGCCACCGTGAACGGTCGAGGCTACCGGTTCATCGCGCCCGTCGAACGTAGCGAGGCCTCCACGACCCTGACAGCCATGGCGTCGCCGCAGCCCCTCGTCGGCGAAGCCCATTCCTCGCCCGCGGGCCCGTTGGAGGAGCGGTTTCACAACATGGTCGCCTTGCTGACACAGGCGATGCGCTCGGTGGTCGTCGACCTACCCGGCGAGTCCGGGGCGGGCGGGGCGTCGGGGACGTCGCGCCGGGTCCTGTGCATCGAGCTGACCGCCCGCGATGAGGCCTGGATCGAGGGCGTTTTCGCCCAACCTCAACGTATGATGTCCGCGGCGCGCTGA